In Arsenicicoccus dermatophilus, a genomic segment contains:
- a CDS encoding uridine kinase family protein has translation MSDAPARSSRTVAPGDRARVVVVCGPGGAGKSRLADRLRRELDWPTVRLDDFYRDGDDPGLPMLAELGIPDWDDPRSWDAAAALDALEALCLTGEVDLPGYDIATSRRVAGARVTLPPGRLVVAEGIFAAELVGDLRRRGLLREAWCVRRTPWVTFTLRLARDLRERRKPPLTLVRRGLALRRGERGTVAHQVWLGADPVTPGEAWQRARRLDGGRGARSPRLAPGSRWGW, from the coding sequence GTGAGCGACGCCCCGGCGCGGTCGTCGCGCACGGTCGCGCCGGGCGACCGCGCCCGGGTGGTCGTGGTGTGCGGGCCGGGCGGCGCGGGCAAGTCCCGCCTCGCCGACCGGCTGCGCCGCGAGCTGGACTGGCCCACCGTCCGGCTCGACGACTTCTATCGCGACGGCGACGACCCGGGCCTGCCCATGCTCGCCGAGCTCGGCATCCCGGACTGGGACGACCCACGGTCCTGGGACGCCGCCGCCGCGCTCGACGCCCTGGAGGCCCTGTGCCTGACGGGCGAGGTCGACCTGCCGGGATACGACATCGCCACCTCACGCCGGGTGGCCGGGGCGCGGGTGACGCTGCCGCCGGGCCGGCTCGTGGTCGCGGAGGGGATCTTCGCCGCCGAGCTGGTGGGCGACCTGCGCCGCCGTGGGCTGCTCCGCGAGGCCTGGTGCGTGCGGCGCACCCCGTGGGTCACGTTCACGCTGCGGCTCGCCCGCGATCTGCGCGAGCGGCGCAAGCCCCCGCTGACGCTGGTGCGCCGCGGGCTCGCGCTGCGCCGGGGCGAGCGTGGCACGGTCGCCCACCAGGTGTGGCTCGGGGCCGACCCGGTCACCCCGGGCGAGGCCTGGCAGCGGGCCCGGCGGCTCGACGGTGGACGGGGTGCACGGAGCCCACGGCTCGCCCCAGGAAGCCGGTGGGGATGGTGA